AAAAAAGCGAAATTAATTTTCGCTTTTTATTTAAATAAAAAATAAGTGTCGTAAATTGTTAAAATAATCTTTATTAATTAAACTCTTGATAAATTTTTTGCGTGTTTTGAGCACAATTTAACCAAGAATAACGCCTTACTTGTTCTTTGCCTTTTTTTATTAAACTTTTTCTTTCATCTTGATTTTCCCATACTTTTAATATGGATTCAGCTATTTCTTGAACATTCCCCGGATCAAA
This DNA window, taken from Parcubacteria group bacterium ADurb.Bin159, encodes the following:
- a CDS encoding Glycosyl transferases group 1 translates to MFYGTPVICSKTSSLPEIYGQAAFYFDPGNVQEIAESILKVWENQDERKSLIKKGKEQVRRYSWLNCAQNTQKIYQEFN